A part of Streptomyces sp. NBC_00557 genomic DNA contains:
- a CDS encoding 5-oxoprolinase subunit B family protein, translated as MTDTRSLDVRPAGRHALLVELPDAERTAAFHAELLRRRAAGTLPPVEEIVPGARTVLLDGVARPGELARRIAAWDVPARPADTGGLVEIPVRYDGPDLARVADLWGVGADEVAARHSSYTYRVAFCGFAPGFGYLTGLPPELHVPRRETPRTRVPAGAVALAGPYSAVYPRATPGGWQLIGTMPDPAPLWDLGREEPALLTPGTRVRFTAEGGTP; from the coding sequence ATGACGGACACCCGGTCCCTGGACGTGCGCCCCGCCGGACGGCACGCACTGCTCGTCGAGCTGCCGGACGCCGAGCGCACCGCGGCCTTCCACGCCGAGCTGCTGCGGCGCCGCGCGGCGGGAACCCTGCCCCCGGTCGAGGAGATCGTGCCCGGCGCACGGACCGTCCTGCTGGACGGCGTCGCCCGCCCCGGCGAACTGGCCCGCCGGATCGCCGCATGGGACGTGCCCGCCCGCCCCGCCGACACCGGAGGACTCGTGGAGATCCCCGTGCGCTACGACGGCCCCGACCTGGCGCGCGTGGCCGACCTGTGGGGCGTCGGAGCCGACGAGGTCGCCGCCCGGCACTCCTCGTACACCTACCGCGTCGCCTTCTGCGGCTTCGCCCCCGGCTTCGGCTACCTCACCGGCCTGCCCCCCGAGCTGCACGTGCCGCGCCGCGAGACCCCCCGCACCCGGGTCCCGGCCGGCGCGGTCGCCCTCGCCGGCCCCTACAGCGCCGTCTACCCGCGCGCCACCCCCGGCGGCTGGCAGCTCATCGGCACCATGCCGGACCCGGCCCCGCTGTGGGACCTCGGCCGCGAGGAACCGGCCCTGCTCACGCCGGGCACCCGGGTGCGGTTCACGGCAGAGGGCGGCACACCATGA
- a CDS encoding ABC transporter ATP-binding protein, producing the protein MDSLLAVRARGITKCFGDVVALDGIDLDVAQGRIHGLVGPNGAGKTTLLGLLLGLAVADSGRLEILGTPVGRTYAAPDGVAGFVDGPGLYPSLTARQNLAALAALRGGDVRTAGIDDVIGQVGLTDVADDRVRGFSLGMRQRLGLAAALLTRPRLLVLDEPSNGLDPAGKKHVHGVLTRLAAEGTGVVLSSHRMDDLEALCSDVTILATGRVVFSGPVRKLAAESRELDYRLIASDPQGARRIAADTPGVHLVEEGRPGGEELLVVRALVPDLDALVVRLVRAGIALRELAPVVSPLEAAFLALTEHQGEGGERADSGAGQPEPLTSRPVSAAVPRQEAGASAQHTHAQQQEAGR; encoded by the coding sequence ATGGACTCACTCCTCGCCGTCCGGGCTCGCGGGATCACCAAGTGCTTCGGTGATGTCGTCGCTCTCGACGGGATCGATCTGGATGTGGCGCAGGGACGGATCCACGGCCTGGTCGGCCCGAACGGCGCCGGCAAGACGACGCTTCTCGGGCTCCTGCTCGGGCTCGCCGTGGCCGACAGCGGCCGTCTGGAGATCCTCGGCACGCCGGTGGGCAGGACGTACGCCGCTCCCGACGGGGTCGCCGGGTTCGTCGACGGCCCCGGCCTCTACCCGTCGCTGACCGCCCGGCAGAACCTCGCCGCGCTCGCCGCCCTGCGCGGCGGCGACGTGCGCACGGCCGGCATCGACGACGTCATCGGCCAGGTCGGACTCACCGATGTCGCCGACGACCGCGTCCGCGGCTTCTCCCTCGGCATGCGGCAGCGGCTCGGGCTCGCCGCCGCCCTGCTCACCAGGCCCCGGCTGCTCGTGCTCGACGAGCCGTCCAACGGCCTCGACCCGGCGGGCAAGAAGCACGTCCACGGCGTCCTCACCCGGCTGGCGGCGGAGGGAACCGGTGTCGTGCTCTCCAGCCACCGCATGGACGACCTCGAGGCGCTGTGCTCCGACGTCACCATCCTCGCCACCGGACGGGTCGTGTTCTCCGGACCCGTGCGCAAACTGGCCGCCGAGAGCCGGGAACTCGACTACCGGCTGATCGCCTCCGACCCGCAGGGCGCCCGCCGCATCGCCGCCGACACGCCCGGGGTCCACCTCGTCGAGGAGGGGCGCCCTGGCGGCGAGGAACTGCTCGTCGTACGCGCCCTGGTGCCGGACCTCGACGCGCTCGTGGTGCGGCTCGTCCGGGCGGGCATCGCCCTGCGCGAACTCGCCCCGGTGGTCTCCCCGCTGGAGGCGGCCTTCCTCGCCCTGACGGAGCATCAGGGGGAGGGCGGGGAAAGGGCGGATTCCGGTGCCGGGCAGCCGGAGCCCCTCACGAGCCGGCCCGTCTCCGCCGCCGTACCGCGGCAGGAAGCCGGCGCTTCGGCCCAGCACACCCACGCCCAGCAGCAGGAGGCCGGCCGATGA
- a CDS encoding glucuronyl hydrolase, with product MSVPRRTVLTVAAGATATAVAPAQTAQASGDPVPAPTVRALRAAADYAVEKLRAVAPGVTDFPVGTKAEKWVYSQDGDWVGGFWPGTLWMAYLHSGDGMFRTLALDSARRLAPRRYDTTTHDLGFLFSPSWVTAWRLTGDDYWRAGAIEAAGSLIRRYNPRGRFIRAWGALNDPVDAGRVIMDTIMNLDLLAFAGRQTGDDRYLHIAVEHARTAQRVFPRPDGSTPHVFDFDPGTGAPIGPGTVQGYSPDSCWSRGQAWGVYGFTTMYRRTGDRQFLSTACRLADFAVGALTPDHVPVWDYRAPQAPYDVKDASAGAVMACGLLDLSAATGRPGYRQVALRILTALAQTCLTRNSTRAQAIVARCTRNRPAEDGVEISLPYADYYLLEGILRVLRPRDVDRAIDLSTV from the coding sequence ATGAGCGTTCCCCGGCGCACCGTGCTCACCGTGGCGGCCGGTGCCACGGCCACCGCCGTCGCACCCGCACAGACAGCTCAGGCGTCCGGCGACCCGGTCCCGGCGCCGACCGTGCGAGCACTGCGTGCGGCCGCCGACTACGCGGTGGAGAAACTGCGCGCCGTCGCGCCGGGGGTGACGGACTTTCCCGTCGGCACGAAGGCCGAGAAGTGGGTCTACTCGCAGGACGGTGACTGGGTCGGAGGGTTCTGGCCGGGGACCCTCTGGATGGCGTACCTCCACAGCGGGGACGGCATGTTCCGGACGCTGGCCCTCGACTCCGCCCGCCGGCTCGCCCCGCGCCGGTACGACACCACCACCCACGACCTCGGATTCCTGTTCTCTCCGTCCTGGGTCACCGCATGGCGGCTGACCGGCGACGACTACTGGCGCGCTGGCGCGATCGAGGCGGCCGGGTCGCTCATCCGGCGCTACAACCCCCGCGGCCGCTTCATCCGGGCCTGGGGAGCGCTGAACGACCCGGTCGACGCGGGCCGGGTCATCATGGACACCATCATGAACCTCGACCTGCTGGCGTTCGCCGGCCGGCAGACGGGAGACGACAGGTATCTTCACATCGCCGTGGAGCACGCCAGGACGGCGCAACGGGTCTTTCCCCGCCCGGACGGCTCGACACCCCACGTCTTCGACTTCGACCCCGGCACCGGCGCCCCGATCGGCCCCGGCACGGTCCAGGGGTACAGCCCGGATTCCTGCTGGTCCCGCGGACAGGCCTGGGGCGTCTACGGGTTCACCACGATGTACCGCCGGACCGGAGACCGGCAGTTCCTGAGCACGGCGTGCAGACTCGCCGACTTCGCGGTGGGAGCGCTGACCCCGGACCACGTCCCCGTGTGGGACTACCGCGCGCCCCAGGCGCCGTACGACGTCAAGGACGCCTCGGCCGGCGCGGTCATGGCCTGCGGGCTGCTCGACCTGTCCGCCGCGACCGGCCGGCCCGGCTACCGGCAGGTGGCGCTGCGGATCCTCACCGCGCTGGCGCAGACCTGCCTGACCCGGAACTCCACCCGCGCGCAGGCGATAGTCGCCCGCTGCACCCGCAACCGGCCGGCCGAGGACGGAGTCGAGATATCCCTCCCCTACGCCGACTACTACCTGCTGGAAGGCATCCTGCGCGTGCTGCGGCCGCGGGACGTCGACCGGGCCATCGACCTGTCGACGGTCTGA
- a CDS encoding HIT family protein encodes MSDDWRDDRIGAALRGENPTVLRRLEAGFAVIGDVQFLPGYSVLLADEPGVERLSDLPRARRLAFLSDMDRLGEAVERACRRLDPAFRRVNLEILGNTDPFLHAHVWPRFEWEPSELVGKPVWLYPPERWRDERFALGPEHDALRDAIAGELDLAASAA; translated from the coding sequence GTGAGCGACGACTGGCGTGACGATCGGATCGGGGCTGCTCTGCGGGGTGAGAACCCCACGGTGCTGCGGCGGCTGGAGGCGGGCTTCGCGGTGATCGGGGATGTGCAGTTCCTGCCCGGCTACTCGGTCCTGCTGGCGGACGAGCCGGGTGTGGAGCGGCTGTCCGACCTGCCGAGGGCGAGGCGGCTGGCGTTCCTGTCCGACATGGACCGGCTCGGCGAGGCCGTGGAACGGGCCTGCCGGCGCCTGGATCCCGCCTTCCGCCGGGTGAACCTGGAGATCCTCGGCAACACGGACCCGTTCCTGCACGCCCACGTCTGGCCCCGGTTCGAGTGGGAGCCGTCCGAGCTGGTGGGCAAGCCGGTGTGGCTGTACCCGCCGGAGCGGTGGCGTGACGAGCGGTTCGCACTCGGTCCGGAGCACGACGCGCTGCGGGACGCGATCGCAGGCGAACTGGACCTGGCGGCCTCGGCCGCCTGA
- a CDS encoding asparaginase: MPQPATTPAASTPTAPVLAEVVRSGFVEGRHRGSVVALAADGSVEWAIGDVTSPVFPRSANKPMQAAGMLRAGLDLAGERLALAAASHSGEPFHRDLVRTMLKEHGLTPDHLQCPPALPLDQQEQEAYLAAGGRRDRVAMNCSGKHTAMLAAAALRTWPLESYLDPEHPLQRVIRTAVEEAAGEPVAAVGVDGCGAPLMAISLTGLARAFRSLVLAAPGSPEQRVADAMRAHPEYVAGTHRHDTWLMREIPGVLAKVGAEAVQGLALPDGRALALKIEDGGVRALGPVLARALRLTGVTAPVLERVGRAPVLGRGEEVGEVRAVF, from the coding sequence ATGCCTCAGCCCGCCACGACACCCGCCGCGAGCACGCCGACCGCCCCGGTCCTCGCCGAGGTCGTCCGCTCCGGATTCGTCGAAGGGCGCCACCGGGGCAGCGTGGTGGCGCTCGCCGCGGACGGGTCGGTGGAGTGGGCGATCGGCGATGTCACCTCCCCCGTCTTCCCGCGCTCCGCCAACAAGCCGATGCAGGCGGCGGGCATGCTGCGGGCCGGCCTCGACCTCGCGGGCGAGCGGCTGGCCCTGGCCGCCGCGAGCCACTCCGGCGAACCGTTCCACCGCGACCTCGTGCGCACGATGCTGAAGGAGCACGGGCTCACCCCCGATCACCTCCAGTGCCCGCCCGCCCTCCCCCTGGACCAGCAGGAGCAGGAGGCCTACCTCGCGGCCGGCGGCCGGCGCGACCGAGTGGCCATGAACTGCTCCGGCAAGCACACGGCGATGCTGGCCGCCGCCGCACTGCGCACCTGGCCGCTGGAGTCCTACCTCGACCCGGAGCATCCCCTCCAGCGCGTCATCCGCACGGCCGTGGAGGAGGCGGCCGGCGAACCGGTGGCCGCCGTCGGCGTGGACGGCTGCGGTGCGCCGCTGATGGCGATCAGCCTGACCGGCCTCGCCCGCGCCTTCCGCTCCCTCGTCCTCGCCGCCCCCGGCAGCCCCGAACAGCGGGTCGCCGACGCCATGCGCGCCCACCCCGAGTACGTCGCGGGCACCCACCGCCACGACACCTGGCTCATGCGGGAGATACCGGGCGTCCTGGCGAAGGTGGGCGCCGAAGCCGTACAGGGCCTCGCCCTGCCCGACGGGCGTGCCCTGGCCCTCAAGATCGAGGACGGGGGAGTCCGGGCCCTCGGCCCCGTGCTGGCCCGCGCCTTGCGACTGACGGGGGTCACGGCGCCCGTCCTGGAGCGCGTCGGCCGCGCGCCGGTGCTGGGCCGCGGGGAGGAGGTGGGGGAGGTGCGTGCCGTCTTCTGA
- a CDS encoding bifunctional YncE family protein/alkaline phosphatase family protein, protein MQVTRNRRSEQTEFRARRGGRRSALTVGATAVVLAVTAGVGYAQTHQFGTDQVGQTTDRGQVISSDQYIAPYGDRLVINNGKIMSSSPSPDGTHVAASVADGGAALAIVDVKNWKVQQVVGTAATSSPRLSSNSVGQEGPTYSPDGKQLWLGQTDGYTKFTVNPDGTVANPVAVRIPADGSQRALVGAAVFSADGSTVYSAVNGQNRVVAIDTATGAVKQSWSVGNAPRDLVQVGDKLYVSNEGGRPAKAGDTTMNSYGTQVPADPKTGATTTGTVSVIDLANPQAAPASIDVGLHPTALYAKGRALFVTNTADNSVSVIDTQKNKVVQTIDTQPWPEAKVGYEPNAVTLTDDGRLLVTLGRANAVAVYRYKSPLEPVSYVGLLPTDYFPAEITTVGDQVLVSNTRGIDARRPNNPAGHGTHDTTSSLTRFTLPDDSVIRSETAKVFQQNGWTPGSVSVAKGRGTAQPVAVPQRLGDPSTIKHVFLIVKENRTYDQVFGDMPQGNGDPSVTQFGENVTPNQHALAKQFGLYDNTYDIGTNSAEGHNWLMQADDPEYTESSAGEYQRSYDTENDALGHQKSGFLWSGAQAAGKTVRDFGEFQSVESKPAGATWQNLYCDAKNMDATGQPTAYPIQTGSAIPSLNSVSAPGFPMFDLDVPDVYKYEIWKQDFEKNGPANLNMFWLSNDHTGGPASPAAQVADNDLAVGRMVDTISHSKYWKDSAIFVVEDDSQAGLDHVDGHRAPIQVISPWAQHGAVDSHYYSQITMIRTIEQILGIHPMNQKDSAATPMRGAFTRRPDYTPFTALPNRTSLTDGLKTPPSCGTDTPAAQDPKAAAVPATKVPAGMKQLAAEWDGWKSKQHLTGSHAVPDFANPAQMNHYTWYMTHNWQTPYPGEKKIYAPNDVPGAYIPSSESDG, encoded by the coding sequence ATGCAGGTAACCCGCAACCGCCGATCCGAGCAGACGGAGTTCCGTGCCAGACGAGGGGGGCGCCGCAGCGCCCTCACGGTGGGCGCCACGGCCGTGGTCCTCGCCGTCACCGCCGGCGTCGGTTACGCCCAGACCCACCAGTTCGGCACCGACCAGGTCGGTCAGACGACCGACCGCGGCCAGGTGATCTCCAGCGACCAGTACATCGCCCCCTACGGCGACCGCCTCGTCATCAACAACGGCAAGATCATGTCGTCCTCGCCCAGCCCGGACGGCACCCACGTCGCGGCCTCGGTCGCCGACGGCGGTGCGGCGCTGGCCATCGTCGACGTCAAGAACTGGAAGGTGCAGCAGGTCGTCGGCACCGCGGCCACCTCGAGCCCGCGCCTGAGCAGCAACTCCGTGGGCCAGGAAGGCCCCACGTACTCGCCCGACGGCAAGCAGCTGTGGCTGGGCCAGACCGACGGCTACACCAAGTTCACGGTCAACCCGGACGGCACGGTCGCCAATCCGGTGGCCGTCAGGATCCCGGCGGACGGCTCCCAGCGCGCCCTGGTCGGCGCGGCGGTGTTCTCCGCCGACGGCTCCACCGTGTACTCGGCGGTCAACGGCCAGAACCGGGTGGTCGCCATCGACACGGCGACCGGCGCCGTCAAGCAGAGCTGGAGCGTGGGCAACGCCCCGCGCGACCTGGTCCAGGTCGGCGACAAGCTCTACGTCAGCAACGAGGGCGGCCGCCCGGCCAAGGCCGGCGACACCACCATGAACTCGTACGGCACCCAGGTGCCGGCCGACCCGAAGACCGGTGCCACCACCACCGGTACGGTCAGCGTCATCGACCTGGCGAACCCGCAGGCCGCCCCCGCCAGCATCGACGTCGGTCTGCACCCGACCGCGCTGTACGCCAAGGGCAGGGCGCTGTTCGTCACCAACACCGCCGACAACAGCGTGTCGGTCATCGACACCCAGAAGAACAAGGTCGTCCAGACCATCGACACCCAGCCGTGGCCGGAGGCGAAGGTCGGCTACGAGCCCAACGCGGTGACCCTCACCGACGACGGCCGCCTGCTGGTGACCCTCGGCCGCGCCAACGCGGTCGCCGTCTACCGGTACAAGAGCCCGCTGGAGCCGGTGAGTTACGTCGGCCTGCTCCCGACGGACTACTTCCCCGCGGAGATCACGACCGTCGGCGACCAGGTGCTGGTGTCCAACACGCGTGGTATCGACGCCCGCCGCCCGAACAACCCCGCCGGGCACGGCACCCACGACACGACCTCGAGCCTGACGCGGTTCACCCTGCCGGACGACAGCGTCATCAGGTCCGAGACCGCCAAGGTCTTCCAGCAGAACGGCTGGACGCCCGGCTCGGTCTCCGTGGCCAAGGGCCGCGGCACGGCGCAGCCGGTGGCGGTGCCGCAGCGGCTCGGCGACCCGTCGACGATCAAGCACGTCTTCCTGATCGTCAAGGAGAACCGGACCTACGACCAGGTCTTCGGCGACATGCCGCAGGGCAACGGCGACCCGTCGGTGACGCAGTTCGGCGAGAACGTGACGCCGAACCAGCACGCGCTGGCCAAGCAGTTCGGCCTGTACGACAACACCTACGACATCGGCACCAACTCCGCCGAGGGCCACAACTGGCTGATGCAGGCCGACGACCCGGAGTACACCGAGTCCTCGGCGGGCGAGTACCAGCGCAGCTACGACACCGAGAACGACGCCCTCGGCCACCAGAAGTCCGGCTTCCTGTGGTCCGGTGCGCAAGCCGCCGGCAAGACGGTGCGGGACTTCGGCGAGTTCCAGTCGGTCGAGAGCAAGCCGGCCGGTGCGACCTGGCAGAACCTGTACTGCGACGCCAAGAACATGGACGCCACGGGTCAGCCCACCGCCTACCCCATCCAGACGGGTTCGGCGATACCGTCGCTCAACTCCGTGTCCGCGCCCGGCTTCCCGATGTTCGACCTGGACGTCCCGGACGTCTACAAGTACGAGATCTGGAAGCAGGACTTCGAGAAGAACGGTCCGGCGAACCTGAACATGTTCTGGCTCTCCAACGACCACACCGGCGGTCCGGCGAGCCCGGCGGCCCAGGTCGCGGACAACGACCTCGCGGTCGGCAGGATGGTCGACACCATCTCGCACAGCAAGTACTGGAAGGACTCGGCGATCTTCGTCGTCGAGGACGACTCCCAGGCCGGTCTCGACCACGTCGACGGCCACCGTGCCCCGATCCAGGTCATCAGCCCCTGGGCCCAGCACGGCGCCGTCGACAGCCACTACTACTCGCAGATCACGATGATCCGCACCATCGAGCAGATCCTCGGGATCCACCCGATGAACCAGAAGGACAGCGCGGCCACTCCGATGCGCGGGGCCTTCACCCGGCGCCCGGACTACACGCCGTTCACGGCGCTGCCCAACCGGACCTCGCTGACCGACGGCCTGAAGACCCCGCCCTCCTGCGGTACGGACACCCCGGCGGCGCAGGACCCGAAGGCGGCGGCCGTCCCGGCGACGAAGGTCCCGGCCGGCATGAAGCAGCTCGCCGCCGAGTGGGACGGCTGGAAGTCGAAGCAGCACCTCACCGGCTCCCACGCCGTCCCCGACTTCGCCAACCCCGCCCAGATGAACCACTACACCTGGTACATGACGCACAACTGGCAGACGCCGTACCCCGGTGAGAAGAAGATCTACGCACCGAACGACGTGCCGGGTGCCTACATCCCGTCGTCGGAGTCCGACGGCTGA
- a CDS encoding ABC transporter permease, giving the protein MTATAPAPAPDRTTAPARVSVARGYRFELVKLVSQWRIRLLVLACWVAPGLFVAAVSQQSTLPSDTLFGRWMLTTGWAGPLVMLGFSGTWALPLLTSVVAGDVFASEDRLGTWRHLLVAVRSPRRIFAAKALAGLTVIVLLVAGLACSSAAGGLVTVGSRPLVGLDGHQLTPSDAAGKVALAWLCVLAPTLALAAIGLLGSIVLGRSPMGLLLPAVVALAMQLAQMLPLPVAVRLALPGYAFIAWNGLFTSPAQLGPLLIGVGVGLLWAVVATTLAYLLFLRRDFTHVTADGLGLRAVTAGLLPLLALTGVTVAVLAPATGATGSGISQDKVQRSLATEFAHLYRLQTEQLHRPDVTEAQLKTTASCDKGSVRVAAEGPGNDWRCVVSWHLPGVEATGTAVYQLDVTSDGRFVADGDGPKEVNGYFLVRTPTGDAPNPLWQFDGNVELLQPSKG; this is encoded by the coding sequence ATGACCGCGACCGCACCCGCACCCGCCCCCGACCGGACCACCGCTCCCGCACGTGTCTCGGTTGCCCGGGGCTACCGCTTCGAACTGGTGAAGCTCGTCTCCCAATGGCGGATCCGTCTGCTGGTGCTCGCCTGCTGGGTCGCGCCGGGGCTCTTCGTCGCGGCGGTGAGCCAGCAGAGCACGCTCCCCTCGGACACCCTCTTCGGCCGCTGGATGCTCACCACCGGATGGGCCGGGCCGCTGGTGATGCTCGGCTTCTCGGGCACCTGGGCGCTGCCGCTGCTGACCTCGGTGGTCGCCGGTGACGTGTTCGCCTCCGAGGACCGGCTCGGCACCTGGCGGCACCTGCTCGTGGCGGTCCGCTCGCCCCGGCGGATCTTCGCGGCGAAGGCGTTGGCCGGGCTCACCGTCATCGTGCTGCTCGTGGCCGGGCTGGCCTGCTCCAGCGCGGCCGGCGGCCTCGTGACCGTCGGCAGCCGGCCGCTGGTCGGCCTCGACGGCCACCAGCTGACGCCCTCGGACGCGGCCGGCAAGGTCGCCCTCGCCTGGCTGTGCGTCCTCGCCCCCACCCTGGCCCTCGCCGCGATCGGGCTCCTCGGCTCCATCGTGCTGGGGCGGTCCCCGATGGGGCTGCTGCTGCCCGCGGTCGTCGCGCTCGCGATGCAGCTCGCCCAGATGCTGCCGCTCCCGGTCGCGGTACGCCTCGCCCTGCCCGGCTACGCCTTCATCGCCTGGAACGGCCTGTTCACCAGCCCCGCACAGCTCGGCCCGCTCCTGATCGGGGTGGGGGTCGGCCTGCTGTGGGCCGTGGTGGCGACAACGCTGGCGTATCTGCTGTTCCTCCGGCGGGACTTCACGCACGTGACCGCCGACGGCCTGGGACTCCGCGCGGTCACCGCCGGCCTCCTGCCGCTGCTGGCACTGACCGGCGTCACCGTCGCCGTCCTCGCCCCGGCGACCGGGGCCACCGGCTCGGGCATCTCGCAGGACAAGGTGCAGCGCTCGCTCGCCACCGAGTTCGCCCACCTGTACCGCCTGCAGACCGAGCAGCTCCACCGTCCCGATGTCACGGAAGCGCAGCTGAAGACCACGGCCTCGTGCGACAAGGGCAGCGTGCGGGTCGCCGCCGAGGGCCCCGGCAACGACTGGCGCTGCGTCGTGTCCTGGCATCTGCCCGGCGTCGAGGCCACCGGGACGGCCGTCTACCAACTCGACGTCACCTCAGACGGGCGGTTCGTCGCCGACGGCGACGGACCGAAGGAAGTGAACGGCTACTTCCTGGTGCGGACCCCGACCGGCGACGCACCGAACCCACTTTGGCAGTTCGACGGCAACGTCGAACTTCTCCAGCCCTCGAAGGGATGA
- a CDS encoding DUF5133 domain-containing protein gives MLLPSRSEVFRQLRRYLVCERAAVAAPADLATRAAFEDCGYTLCVLMGERTPREAADAARRYLRTDLVTYLRERNRRTPVTR, from the coding sequence ATGCTCCTACCGTCCAGATCCGAAGTGTTCCGTCAGCTGCGTCGCTACCTGGTGTGCGAGCGGGCCGCGGTCGCGGCGCCCGCCGACCTCGCCACCCGCGCGGCCTTCGAGGACTGCGGTTACACGCTGTGTGTGCTGATGGGCGAGCGTACCCCGCGCGAGGCGGCCGACGCCGCCCGTCGATACCTGCGCACCGATCTGGTCACCTATCTGCGCGAGCGGAACCGGCGTACGCCCGTGACGCGTTGA
- a CDS encoding CapA family protein → MGGVVTLFLCGDVMLGRGVDQILPHPGDPVLREGYVTDARSYVELAEAVSGPVPAPVAPGWPWGEALRLLDEAAPDARIVNLETAVTRSDAFAPGKAVHYRMHPANLSALTVARPDVCVLANNHVLDFGRPGLEETLDSLAGAGLRTVGAGRDADEAFAPAAVPAGPGRRVLVFALGAPSSGIPPDWAATADRPGVAFVRELSAAAAEGCVRRVRRARRPGDIAVVSVHWGSNWGYGVPREQIRFARTLVDGGVDIVHGHSSHHPRPAEVYRDRLILYGCGDFIDDYEGITGYEEYRDDLRLGYLVSAEADTGALAGLRMFPLRARRMRLEPAGEQDRAWLRSTLDRVSHGLHIGVTADGTLVLETGSTGGPA, encoded by the coding sequence ATGGGCGGCGTGGTGACGCTGTTTCTCTGCGGTGACGTGATGCTGGGGCGCGGCGTCGACCAGATCCTTCCGCACCCGGGAGATCCGGTGCTGCGCGAGGGCTACGTGACGGACGCCCGCTCCTACGTGGAGCTGGCCGAAGCGGTCAGCGGCCCGGTCCCCGCACCGGTCGCGCCCGGCTGGCCGTGGGGCGAGGCGCTGCGGCTGCTGGACGAGGCCGCCCCGGACGCCCGGATCGTGAACCTGGAGACGGCTGTCACCCGCAGTGACGCGTTCGCCCCGGGCAAGGCCGTGCACTACCGGATGCACCCCGCCAACCTGTCCGCCCTGACGGTGGCCCGGCCCGATGTGTGCGTGCTGGCCAACAACCACGTGCTGGACTTCGGCCGGCCGGGCCTGGAGGAGACGCTGGACTCGCTCGCCGGCGCGGGCCTGCGGACCGTGGGCGCGGGACGCGACGCCGACGAGGCCTTCGCGCCCGCTGCGGTCCCCGCCGGCCCCGGCCGCCGCGTCCTGGTCTTCGCCCTCGGCGCCCCGTCCAGCGGCATACCGCCCGACTGGGCCGCCACCGCGGACCGGCCGGGCGTCGCCTTCGTCCGAGAGCTGTCCGCCGCGGCGGCCGAGGGCTGCGTCCGGCGGGTACGGCGGGCGAGGCGGCCGGGGGACATCGCGGTGGTGTCCGTGCACTGGGGATCCAACTGGGGCTACGGCGTCCCCCGCGAGCAGATCCGCTTCGCGCGCACCCTGGTGGACGGCGGCGTCGACATCGTCCACGGGCACTCCTCGCACCACCCCCGCCCCGCCGAGGTGTACCGGGACCGGCTGATCCTCTACGGCTGCGGCGACTTCATCGACGACTACGAGGGCATCACCGGCTACGAGGAGTACCGCGACGACCTCCGGCTCGGCTACCTGGTCTCGGCGGAGGCGGACACGGGCGCCCTGGCCGGGCTGCGGATGTTCCCCCTCAGGGCGCGGCGGATGCGGCTGGAGCCCGCCGGCGAGCAGGACCGGGCCTGGCTGCGCTCGACCCTCGACCGCGTCAGCCACGGCCTCCACATCGGCGTCACGGCCGACGGCACGCTCGTCCTCGAGACGGGGAGCACGGGCGGGCCGGCGTAG
- a CDS encoding biotin-dependent carboxyltransferase family protein, with protein MTAELTVVRSGALTTVQDGGRRGHAHLGVPRSGALDAPAMRLANRLLGNHPDAAVLETTLTGCALRPDRALTVVVGGAPCPVTVERRPVAWGVPVRVPAGAVLNVGGVTAGVRAYVAVAGGIAVEPVLGSRSTDLLSGLGPAPLRDGDVLPLGAPAPLPALPDSAPWPAPPTELTLPLTLGPRADWFAPAALRTLTSAAYRVSQHSNRIGLRTEGPSLERVSTGELPSEGMVLGAVQVPPDGRPVVFLHDHPTTGGYPVIGVVPEDALSAAAQATAGTPVRFIPG; from the coding sequence ATGACCGCCGAGCTCACCGTCGTACGCTCCGGCGCCCTGACCACCGTCCAGGACGGCGGCCGGCGCGGCCACGCCCACCTGGGCGTCCCCCGCTCCGGCGCCCTGGACGCCCCCGCCATGCGACTGGCCAACCGGCTCCTCGGCAACCACCCCGACGCCGCCGTCCTGGAGACCACCCTGACCGGCTGCGCCCTGCGCCCCGACCGCGCCCTCACCGTCGTCGTGGGCGGCGCGCCCTGCCCGGTGACGGTCGAGCGCCGGCCGGTGGCCTGGGGTGTGCCCGTACGGGTGCCCGCGGGCGCCGTGCTGAACGTGGGCGGGGTGACCGCGGGAGTGCGCGCGTACGTCGCCGTCGCCGGCGGCATCGCCGTCGAACCGGTCCTCGGCAGCCGCTCGACGGACCTGCTCTCCGGACTCGGCCCGGCCCCCCTGCGCGACGGCGACGTCCTCCCGCTGGGCGCCCCCGCCCCGCTGCCCGCGCTTCCCGACAGCGCCCCCTGGCCCGCGCCGCCCACCGAACTGACCCTGCCGCTCACGCTCGGGCCGCGCGCCGACTGGTTCGCCCCCGCCGCACTGCGCACCCTCACCTCGGCGGCCTACCGCGTGTCGCAGCACAGCAACCGCATCGGCCTGCGCACCGAAGGACCGTCGCTGGAACGCGTCTCGACCGGCGAGCTGCCCAGCGAGGGGATGGTGCTCGGCGCCGTACAGGTCCCTCCGGACGGGCGCCCGGTGGTGTTCCTGCACGACCACCCCACCACGGGGGGCTATCCGGTGATCGGGGTCGTGCCCGAGGACGCCCTTTCCGCGGCCGCGCAGGCCACCGCGGGCACGCCGGTCCGCTTCATCCCGGGGTGA